A single region of the Leptodactylus fuscus isolate aLepFus1 chromosome 5, aLepFus1.hap2, whole genome shotgun sequence genome encodes:
- the GRXCR2 gene encoding glutaredoxin domain-containing cysteine-rich protein 2 — MEELQRKLSQRYEDRPRKVRFKISSAYSGRVLKQVFEDGQELESPDEEYPHSFLHDSFESSEHYYNPGETHSQYYPTARLTAQRISVFRDGTTYRLSGDPMFSGCHGMDKSTSDVIDFGKIIIYTSNLKIIRTPVINTEVSENTKWSPRRGRRASQRDLCHTAIKCYESSLVEHHTQEEETQECSQCKGSGCAPCSLCHGSKFSMLANRFKESYRALRCPACDENGLQPCQMCGDESEEYGRPLSPRP, encoded by the exons ATGGAGGAACTGCAGAGAAAGTTAAGCCAAAGGTATGAAGACAGACCCCGGAAAGTGAGATTTAAGATTTCCTCAGCCTACAGTGGTCGGGTCCTCAAACAGGTTTTTGAGGACGGCCAGGAACTGGAGTCCCCGGATGAAGAgtatcctcacagttttctacatGATAGTTTTGAGTCCTCCGAACATTATTACAACCCAGGAGAAACACATTCACAATACTATCCCACGGCTCGTCTCACCGCTCAGAGAATAAGTGTTTTCAGAGATGGCACCACTTACAGGTTATCTGGAGACCCCATGTTTTCTGGATGCCATGGAATGGACAAGAGT ACTTCTGATGTTATAGACTTTGGCAAGATCATAATTTATACCAGTAATTTAAAGATTATAAGAACTCCTGTTATCAACACAGAAGTGTCAGAAAATACAAAATGGTCTCCAAGAAGAGGACGGAGAGCGAGCCAGAGAGATTTATGTCACACAGCTATTAAGTGCTATGAGAGCAGTCTGGTTGAACATCACACCCAG GAAGAAGAGACCCAGGAGTGCTCACAGTGCAAAGGCTCAGGTTGTGCACCTTGTTCTTTATGTCATGGGAGCAAGTTTTCAATGCTAGCCAACCGATTTAAAGAGTCTTACCGTGCTCTTCGTTGTCCTGCTTGTGATGAAAATGGCCTACAGCCTTGCCAGATGTGCGGCGATGAGTCTGAAGAATATGGACGGCCATTGTCTCCTCGTCCTTAA